The Streptomyces seoulensis genome contains a region encoding:
- a CDS encoding tetratricopeptide repeat protein: MANRQYGDSQPGTSLVAEPAPRRPRRWLGRALLTVVAGGAAAGAALTLLPQEVPQRARHRPPAPAPGPQARALTAVTTGVPAALPDLTELITRQESGVRARPADARAWAVLGAAYVARAGRTADAADLPRAERALGTSLKVRGTKNAEALAGLTALANARRDFPTAKRYGEQALKLTPKRWSAYPPLIDAYNGLGDYTAARNTLDRLMALRTAPADRPAVMARASAVYRDRGWREDAAAQLTDAAAAAGTPAEQAAYRAGVGQLAWERGELPEALRQFTEALRLDPAEATAGVGRARTLAAQGRTADALTAYRTALSKWPDAAATLELAELYESVNRTQDAETQYALAGERAEKSAAGGVDEELVLGRLEADHGDPQEAVTRLRAEYGRQPGIEVADALGWALHRTGQDEEALTFATTATDKAKGGGVRSALHAFHRGMIEYELERYGSARRHLQDALLVNPAFSPLWAPEARAALTELGDAEDGSLPVDAL, encoded by the coding sequence ATGGCGAACAGACAGTACGGCGATTCGCAGCCCGGTACCTCCCTGGTGGCCGAGCCCGCGCCGCGCCGGCCCCGGCGTTGGCTGGGCCGGGCGCTGCTCACCGTGGTGGCGGGCGGCGCGGCGGCGGGCGCGGCGCTGACGCTGCTGCCGCAGGAGGTGCCCCAGCGGGCCCGGCACCGGCCCCCGGCACCCGCGCCCGGACCGCAGGCGCGGGCGCTGACGGCGGTCACCACCGGCGTCCCCGCGGCGCTGCCCGACCTGACGGAGCTGATCACCCGGCAGGAGAGCGGGGTACGGGCCAGGCCCGCCGACGCCCGCGCCTGGGCGGTGCTCGGCGCGGCCTACGTGGCGCGGGCAGGGCGCACGGCCGACGCGGCGGACCTCCCACGCGCCGAGCGGGCCCTCGGCACCTCGCTGAAGGTGCGCGGCACGAAGAACGCCGAGGCGCTGGCCGGCCTGACCGCCCTCGCCAACGCCCGCCGCGACTTCCCCACGGCCAAGCGGTACGGGGAGCAGGCGCTGAAGCTGACCCCGAAGCGGTGGTCGGCGTATCCCCCGCTGATCGACGCGTACAACGGGCTCGGTGACTACACCGCCGCCCGGAACACCCTGGACCGGCTGATGGCGCTGCGCACCGCCCCCGCCGACCGGCCGGCCGTGATGGCGCGGGCGTCGGCCGTCTACCGGGACCGGGGCTGGCGCGAGGACGCGGCGGCCCAGTTGACGGACGCGGCCGCGGCCGCCGGTACGCCCGCCGAGCAGGCCGCCTACCGGGCCGGGGTCGGGCAGTTGGCGTGGGAGCGCGGCGAACTCCCGGAAGCGCTGCGACAGTTCACCGAGGCGCTCCGCCTGGACCCGGCCGAGGCCACGGCGGGCGTCGGCAGGGCCCGCACCCTGGCCGCACAGGGCCGCACCGCCGACGCGCTCACCGCGTACCGTACGGCTCTCTCGAAGTGGCCGGACGCGGCGGCAACCCTCGAACTGGCCGAGCTGTACGAGTCGGTGAACCGCACCCAGGACGCCGAGACGCAGTACGCGCTGGCGGGCGAGCGCGCGGAGAAGTCGGCGGCCGGCGGGGTCGACGAGGAGCTGGTGCTCGGCAGGCTGGAGGCGGACCACGGGGACCCGCAGGAGGCGGTGACCCGGCTGCGGGCGGAGTACGGGCGCCAGCCCGGCATCGAGGTGGCCGACGCGCTCGGCTGGGCGCTGCACCGCACGGGCCAGGACGAGGAGGCGCTGACCTTCGCCACCACCGCGACCGACAAGGCGAAGGGCGGCGGGGTGCGCAGCGCGCTGCACGCCTTCCACCGGGGCATGATCGAGTACGAGCTGGAGCGGTACGGGTCCGCGCGCCGCCACCTCCAGGACGCGCTGCTGGTCAACCCGGCCTTCTCGCCGCTGTGGGCGCCCGAGGCGCGGGCGGCCCTGACGGAGCTGGGTGACGCGGAGGACGGGTCGCTGCCCGTCGACGCGTTGTGA
- a CDS encoding IclR family transcriptional regulator — MTAETSQTLDRGLRVLKLLADTDHGLTVTELSGKLGVNRTVVYRLLATLEQHALVRRDLGGRARVGLGVLRLGRQVHPLVREAALPALRSLAEDIGATAHLTLVDGTEALAVAVVEPTWTDYHVAYRAGFRHPLERGAAGKAILAARRSPSADPGCTLTHGELEAGASGAAAPLLGVTGVEGSVGVVMLTDAVPERVGPRVVEAAREVADALR, encoded by the coding sequence GTGACCGCGGAGACCTCCCAGACGCTCGACCGGGGACTGCGCGTCCTCAAGCTGCTCGCCGACACGGACCACGGGCTGACCGTCACGGAGCTGTCCGGCAAGCTGGGCGTGAACCGGACGGTGGTGTACCGGCTGCTGGCCACGCTTGAGCAGCACGCGCTCGTCCGCCGCGACCTCGGCGGCCGCGCCCGCGTCGGGCTCGGGGTGCTGCGGCTCGGCCGCCAGGTGCATCCGCTGGTACGCGAGGCGGCCCTGCCCGCGCTGCGCTCGCTGGCCGAGGACATCGGCGCCACGGCCCATCTGACCCTGGTCGACGGTACGGAGGCGCTCGCCGTGGCCGTGGTCGAGCCGACCTGGACGGACTACCACGTCGCCTACCGCGCCGGCTTCCGCCACCCGCTGGAGCGCGGCGCCGCCGGCAAGGCCATCCTCGCCGCCCGCCGCTCCCCGTCCGCCGACCCCGGCTGCACCCTCACCCACGGCGAGCTGGAGGCGGGTGCGAGCGGTGCCGCCGCCCCCCTCCTCGGGGTCACCGGCGTGGAGGGCAGCGTGGGCGTGGTCATGCTGACCGACGCCGTCCCGGAACGGGTGGGCCCCCGCGTCGTGGAAGCGGCCCGGGAGGTGGCCGACGCCCTGCGCTGA
- the hppD gene encoding 4-hydroxyphenylpyruvate dioxygenase: MTQTTQHTPETARQADPFPVKGMDAVVFAVGNAKQAAHYYSSAFGMRLVAYSGPENGSRETASYVLENGAARFVFTSVIRPSTPWGEFLDRHVTEHGDGVVDLAIEVPDARAAFAYAVEHGARPLAEPHEVKDEHGTVVIAAIATYGETRHTLVERSGYDGPYLPGFVAAAPIVEPPARRTFQAIDHCVGNVELGKMDEWVAFYNNVLGFTNMKEFVGDDIATEYSALMSKVVADGTLKVKFPLNEPAVAKKKSQIDEYLEFYGGPGVQHIALATNDIVQTVRTMRAAGVQFLDTPDSYYDTLGEWVGDTRVPIETLREQKILADRDEDGYLLQIFTKPVQDRPTVFFELIERHGSMGFGKGNFKALFEAIEREQEKRGNL, from the coding sequence ATGACGCAGACCACTCAGCACACTCCCGAAACCGCCCGGCAGGCCGACCCCTTCCCGGTCAAGGGAATGGACGCGGTCGTCTTCGCCGTGGGCAACGCCAAGCAGGCCGCGCACTACTACTCCAGCGCCTTCGGCATGCGTCTGGTCGCCTACTCCGGACCGGAGAACGGCAGCCGCGAGACCGCCAGTTACGTCCTGGAGAACGGCGCCGCCCGGTTCGTGTTCACCTCGGTGATCCGGCCCAGCACCCCCTGGGGCGAGTTCCTCGACCGGCACGTCACCGAGCACGGCGACGGCGTCGTGGACCTGGCCATCGAGGTCCCGGACGCCCGCGCCGCCTTCGCCTACGCCGTCGAGCACGGCGCCCGCCCGCTCGCCGAGCCGCACGAGGTGAAGGACGAGCACGGCACCGTCGTCATCGCCGCCATCGCCACCTACGGCGAGACCCGGCACACCCTGGTCGAGCGCTCCGGCTACGACGGCCCCTACCTCCCCGGCTTCGTCGCCGCCGCCCCGATCGTCGAGCCGCCCGCCCGCCGCACCTTCCAGGCCATCGACCACTGCGTCGGCAACGTCGAACTCGGCAAGATGGACGAGTGGGTGGCGTTCTACAACAACGTCCTCGGCTTCACGAACATGAAGGAGTTCGTGGGCGACGACATCGCCACCGAGTACAGCGCGCTGATGTCGAAGGTCGTCGCGGACGGCACCCTGAAGGTCAAGTTCCCGCTCAACGAGCCCGCCGTCGCCAAGAAGAAGTCCCAGATCGACGAGTACCTGGAGTTCTACGGCGGCCCCGGCGTCCAGCACATCGCGCTGGCCACCAACGACATCGTGCAGACGGTACGCACCATGCGCGCGGCCGGTGTCCAGTTCCTCGACACCCCGGACTCCTACTACGACACCCTCGGCGAGTGGGTCGGTGACACCCGCGTGCCGATCGAGACCCTGCGCGAGCAGAAGATCCTCGCCGACCGCGACGAGGACGGCTACCTGCTGCAGATCTTCACCAAGCCGGTCCAGGACCGGCCGACGGTGTTCTTCGAACTCATCGAGCGCCACGGCTCGATGGGCTTCGGCAAGGGCAACTTCAAGGCCCTCTTCGAGGCCATCGAGCGGGAGCAGGAGAAGCGGGGCAACCTGTAG
- a CDS encoding SUKH-4 family immunity protein has protein sequence MSMTDAGVTGITLTEAELDRWVTHAPTRGLLTGPGLPPDTGLLTFAPLRTHGLRRLADATDGPCRLADELRDRLVIGELLNPAGMERESILLDGATGEITTAYLVDPSGARPFAPSLNTMLRFAAVTEELAGLRGRFASLAGQYGPGAVTEASRRLLALFEEGTDGAVPAYWKAAALIRPLSLVAAPGLGGLSLEMPGRLLDQEFGHGRVARFEEVDFPATLTHEPTRRFLRETGLPEEAVLSRADTDVPLPTLTEYFTSECEDHPLDRLPAHADHLIRLGDLTADTILVLDGRTGAILTYSEPDAALHPLNTDVSTLAYTLWLLHHERTIDDHLSHELTTTAYDHLAAAMIDTLTTLDPTGTSPVPTWHYWTELLRDEAGGVL, from the coding sequence ATGAGCATGACCGATGCCGGGGTCACAGGGATCACTTTGACCGAGGCCGAGCTGGACCGCTGGGTCACGCACGCGCCGACACGCGGACTGCTCACCGGGCCCGGACTGCCCCCGGACACCGGCCTGCTGACCTTCGCCCCGCTGCGCACGCACGGGCTGCGCAGGCTCGCCGACGCGACCGACGGGCCGTGCCGGCTCGCGGACGAGCTGCGGGACCGGCTGGTCATCGGCGAACTGCTCAACCCGGCCGGGATGGAGCGCGAGTCGATACTGCTCGACGGCGCCACCGGCGAGATCACCACCGCGTACCTCGTCGACCCCTCCGGCGCGCGGCCCTTCGCGCCCTCGCTGAACACCATGCTGCGCTTCGCCGCCGTCACCGAGGAACTGGCGGGCCTGCGCGGCCGGTTCGCCTCCCTGGCCGGGCAGTACGGGCCGGGCGCGGTCACCGAGGCGTCCCGGCGGCTGCTGGCGCTGTTCGAGGAGGGCACGGACGGCGCGGTCCCGGCGTACTGGAAGGCGGCGGCGCTGATCCGCCCGCTGTCCCTGGTCGCCGCGCCGGGGCTGGGCGGTCTCTCGCTGGAGATGCCGGGTCGGCTGCTGGACCAGGAGTTCGGGCACGGGCGCGTGGCCCGCTTCGAGGAGGTCGACTTCCCGGCCACGCTCACCCACGAGCCGACGCGCCGCTTCCTGCGCGAGACGGGGCTGCCGGAGGAGGCGGTGCTGTCCCGCGCCGACACCGATGTGCCGCTGCCGACGCTGACGGAGTACTTCACCTCGGAGTGCGAGGACCACCCCCTGGACCGGCTCCCGGCCCACGCCGACCACCTGATCCGCCTCGGCGACCTGACGGCGGACACCATCCTCGTCCTGGACGGCCGCACCGGCGCGATCCTCACCTACTCCGAGCCGGACGCCGCCCTCCACCCCCTCAACACCGACGTCTCCACCCTCGCGTACACCCTCTGGCTCCTCCACCACGAACGCACCATCGACGACCACCTGTCGCACGAACTGACGACGACGGCGTACGACCACCTCGCGGCCGCCATGATCGACACCCTGACCACCCTCGACCCCACGGGCACGTCCCCCGTCCCGACCTGGCACTACTGGACGGAGCTGCTGCGGGACGAGGCGGGCGGGGTTCTCTGA
- a CDS encoding MOSC domain-containing protein: protein MDVTVTAVSSNGVYSFTKPNRDSITLLAGLGVEGDVHAGVTVKHRSRVAQDPTRPNLRQVHLIHEELFAEVGAAGFTVAPGDLGENITTRGIDLLALPTGTLLHLGDEAVVEVTGLRNPCRQIDAFQDGLLKQVVGRDAAGHIVRRAGIMAVVREGGPVRPGDSVKVELPARPHRPLERV from the coding sequence ATGGACGTGACGGTGACCGCGGTCAGCAGCAACGGGGTGTACTCGTTCACCAAGCCGAACCGGGACAGCATCACCCTGCTGGCCGGGCTCGGGGTGGAGGGGGACGTGCACGCGGGTGTGACGGTCAAGCACCGCTCGCGCGTCGCCCAGGACCCGACCCGGCCCAACCTGCGCCAGGTCCACCTCATCCACGAGGAGCTCTTCGCCGAGGTGGGCGCTGCCGGGTTCACCGTGGCCCCCGGCGACCTCGGCGAGAACATCACCACGCGCGGCATCGACCTGCTCGCCCTGCCCACCGGCACCCTGCTGCACCTCGGGGACGAGGCGGTCGTGGAGGTCACCGGACTGCGCAATCCGTGCCGCCAGATCGACGCCTTCCAGGACGGGCTGCTCAAGCAGGTCGTGGGCCGCGACGCGGCCGGGCACATCGTGCGCAGGGCCGGGATCATGGCGGTCGTACGCGAAGGCGGCCCGGTGCGTCCCGGCGACAGCGTCAAGGTGGAACTCCCCGCGCGGCCGCACCGGCCGCTGGAACGAGTCTGA
- a CDS encoding S16 family serine protease, which yields MLSRLTRPRTLALCALPVAGLLAAAAFAPLPFAVAQPGMTANVLGKNDGTPVITVSGAPTRKTSGELRMTTIEATSPDTQVSLGQVADNWFRTDRAVMPYDAVYPTGDTVKEIEKHNSAQMRQSQDAATSAALDHLRKDPDDVKVTLRLADVGGPSAGLLFSLGIVDKLDGDGSGGDLTGGRTIAGTGTIDAEGKVGAVGGVALKTQAARRDGATVFLVPKAECADAHTNLPKGLRLIPVTDLDGAVDALVALEKGTGKVPSC from the coding sequence GTGCTCTCACGTCTCACGCGTCCCCGGACCCTCGCCCTCTGCGCCCTGCCCGTGGCGGGCCTGCTCGCCGCGGCGGCCTTCGCGCCGCTGCCGTTCGCGGTGGCGCAGCCGGGGATGACGGCGAACGTGCTGGGGAAGAACGACGGGACGCCGGTGATCACCGTGTCCGGGGCACCGACGCGGAAGACCTCCGGCGAGCTGCGGATGACGACCATCGAGGCGACCTCGCCGGACACGCAGGTGTCCCTCGGGCAGGTGGCCGACAACTGGTTCCGCACCGACCGCGCGGTCATGCCGTACGACGCGGTGTACCCGACCGGGGACACCGTCAAGGAGATCGAGAAGCACAACAGCGCCCAGATGCGGCAGTCCCAGGACGCGGCGACCAGCGCGGCGCTGGACCACCTCCGCAAGGACCCCGACGACGTCAAGGTCACGCTGCGCCTGGCCGACGTGGGCGGACCCAGCGCGGGCCTGCTGTTCAGCCTGGGCATCGTGGACAAGCTGGACGGCGACGGCAGCGGGGGAGACCTCACCGGGGGCCGGACCATCGCCGGTACCGGCACGATCGACGCCGAGGGCAAGGTCGGCGCGGTCGGCGGGGTGGCCCTGAAGACCCAGGCCGCCCGGCGCGACGGCGCCACCGTCTTCCTGGTGCCGAAGGCCGAGTGCGCCGACGCCCACACCAACCTGCCCAAGGGCCTGCGCCTGATCCCGGTCACGGACCTCGACGGCGCGGTGGACGCCCTCGTCGCCCTGGAGAAGGGCACGGGCAAGGTCCCGAGCTGCTAG
- a CDS encoding MFS transporter has product MAALESSDSVVAGIAGPEDEGGVLGRAHRALSVGIVSVVLLIAFEATAIGTVMPVAARELDGVSLYAFAFSGYFTTSLTGMVLAGQWADRRGPLAALATGIGAFAGGLVVSGTAQVMWVFILGRAVQGFGGGLVIVAVYVVVGRAYPERLRPAIMASFAAAWVVPSIVGPLASGAVAEHLGWRWVFLGIPLLVLLPLGLALPQIRRRAGGPVDHDAGTPAFDRRRIRLALAVSLGAGLVQYAAQDLRPLSLVPGLLGAALLVPAVRLLLPRGTYRAVRGLPSVVLLRGLSAGSFIAAESFVPLMLVTQRGLSPTLAGFSLAAGGLTWAAASWMQSRPRMEPHRERLMTFGMVLVAAAIAAAPAVLVPAVPVWTVAVAWGFGCFGMGLVISSTSVLLLKLSAPAEAGANSAALQISDALSNVVLLATAGAAFATLGSDGTPAFASVFLPMAGVALVGAWVTTRLRAAD; this is encoded by the coding sequence ATGGCCGCCCTTGAGTCTTCCGACAGTGTCGTCGCCGGCATAGCCGGCCCGGAGGACGAGGGCGGGGTGCTCGGGCGGGCGCACCGGGCGCTCAGCGTGGGGATCGTCTCCGTCGTGCTGCTCATCGCGTTCGAGGCGACCGCCATCGGCACCGTGATGCCGGTCGCGGCGCGCGAGCTGGACGGGGTCTCGCTGTACGCCTTCGCGTTCTCCGGGTACTTCACCACCAGCCTCACCGGCATGGTGCTCGCCGGGCAGTGGGCGGACCGGCGCGGACCGCTCGCCGCGCTGGCCACCGGGATCGGCGCCTTCGCGGGCGGGCTCGTGGTGTCCGGGACCGCGCAGGTCATGTGGGTGTTCATCCTGGGGCGCGCGGTGCAGGGGTTCGGCGGCGGGCTGGTGATCGTCGCCGTGTACGTGGTCGTCGGCCGGGCCTACCCCGAGCGGCTGCGGCCCGCGATCATGGCGAGCTTCGCCGCCGCGTGGGTCGTGCCCTCCATCGTCGGCCCCCTCGCCTCCGGCGCCGTCGCGGAACACCTCGGCTGGCGGTGGGTCTTCCTCGGCATCCCCCTCCTCGTGCTGCTTCCGCTGGGCCTCGCCCTCCCGCAGATCCGGCGCCGGGCGGGCGGGCCGGTGGACCACGACGCCGGTACCCCCGCCTTCGACCGGCGGCGCATCCGGCTCGCGCTAGCCGTCTCGCTGGGCGCCGGGCTCGTGCAGTACGCGGCCCAGGACCTGCGCCCGCTCTCGCTGGTGCCCGGTCTCCTCGGCGCCGCCCTGCTGGTGCCCGCCGTGCGGCTGCTGCTGCCGAGAGGGACGTACCGGGCGGTGCGCGGGCTGCCCTCGGTCGTGCTGCTGCGCGGGCTGTCGGCGGGGTCGTTCATCGCCGCCGAGTCCTTCGTACCGCTGATGCTCGTCACCCAGCGCGGGCTGTCGCCGACGCTCGCCGGGTTCTCGCTGGCCGCGGGCGGGCTGACGTGGGCCGCGGCGTCGTGGATGCAGTCGCGGCCCCGGATGGAGCCGCACCGGGAGCGGCTGATGACCTTCGGCATGGTGCTGGTGGCGGCCGCCATCGCCGCCGCGCCCGCGGTGCTCGTGCCCGCCGTGCCGGTGTGGACCGTCGCCGTCGCGTGGGGGTTCGGCTGCTTCGGGATGGGCCTGGTGATCTCCTCCACCAGCGTGCTCCTGCTGAAGCTGTCCGCCCCGGCCGAGGCCGGCGCCAACTCCGCCGCCCTGCAGATCTCCGACGCCCTCTCCAACGTCGTCCTCCTGGCCACCGCCGGTGCCGCCTTCGCCACCCTCGGCTCCGACGGCACCCCCGCCTTCGCGTCCGTCTTCCTGCCCATGGCCGGGGTGGCGCTGGTGGGGGCGTGGGTGACGACCCGGCTGAGGGCGGCGGACTGA
- a CDS encoding Lrp/AsnC family transcriptional regulator produces the protein MAIDHLDGQILVLLAEEPRIGVLEMSRRLGVARGTAQARLDRLRSRGVIRGFGPQVDPSALGYPVTAFATLQIRQGQGPDVRAHLAGVPEVLELLTTTGTGDMLCRLVARSNADLQRVIDRVVGFDGIVRASTTIVMENPVPLRIIPLVRQAAGEFEED, from the coding sequence GTGGCGATCGATCATCTGGACGGCCAGATCCTGGTGCTGCTGGCCGAGGAGCCGCGTATCGGCGTGCTGGAGATGTCGCGGCGGCTCGGGGTCGCGCGGGGCACGGCGCAGGCGCGGCTGGACCGGCTGCGCTCACGCGGGGTGATCCGGGGGTTCGGGCCGCAGGTGGACCCCTCGGCGCTCGGCTATCCGGTGACCGCCTTCGCCACGCTCCAGATCCGGCAGGGCCAGGGTCCCGACGTGCGGGCGCATCTGGCGGGCGTGCCGGAGGTGCTGGAGCTGCTGACCACGACCGGCACCGGGGACATGCTGTGCCGGCTGGTGGCCCGCTCCAACGCCGATCTGCAACGGGTCATCGACCGGGTGGTCGGCTTCGACGGCATCGTCCGCGCCTCCACGACGATCGTCATGGAGAACCCGGTGCCACTGCGGATCATCCCGCTGGTGCGGCAGGCGGCCGGGGAGTTCGAGGAGGACTAG
- a CDS encoding DEAD/DEAH box helicase: MTTTAASASNHLSPAFPGRAPWGTASKLRAWQQGAMDKYIQEQPRDFLAVATPGAGKTTFALTLASWLLHHHVVQQVTVVAPTEHLKKQWAEAAARIGIKLDPEYSAGPVGKDYNGVAVTYAGVGVRPMLHRNRSEQRKTLVILDEIHHAGDSKSWGEACLEAFEPATRRLALTGTPFRSDTNPIPFVAYEEGNDGIRRSAADYTYGYGNALADHVVRPVIFLSYSGQMRWRTKAGDEIAARLGEPMTKDAVSQAWRTALDPRGEWMPSVLRAADQRLTEVRKAIPDAGALVIASDQDSARAYAKLIREITGSKATLVLSDDTGASKRIDDFSASTDRWMVAVRMVSEGVDVPRLAVGVYATTISTPLFFAQAVGRFVRSRRRGETASVFLPTVPDLLTFANEMEKERDHALDKPQKAGEEDPYAESEKEMDEANKQQDEDTGEQEQFSFEALESEAVFDRVLYDGAEFGMQAHPGSEEEQDYLGIPGLLEPEQVQLLLQKRQARQIAHSKKRPDTEADLLELPAERRPVVSHKEMMELRKQLNTMVSAYTHQSGKPHGVIHTELRRVCGGPPSAEATAGQLKQRIAKMGEWATRMR, encoded by the coding sequence GTGACTACCACCGCCGCTTCCGCCTCGAACCATCTGTCCCCCGCCTTTCCCGGCCGCGCCCCCTGGGGCACCGCCAGCAAGCTGCGCGCATGGCAGCAGGGGGCGATGGACAAGTACATCCAGGAACAGCCGCGTGACTTCCTCGCGGTCGCCACCCCCGGCGCCGGCAAGACCACGTTCGCGCTGACGCTCGCCTCCTGGCTGCTGCACCACCACGTCGTGCAGCAGGTGACCGTCGTCGCGCCGACCGAGCACCTGAAGAAGCAGTGGGCGGAGGCCGCCGCGCGGATAGGGATCAAGCTCGACCCCGAGTACAGCGCGGGCCCCGTCGGCAAGGACTACAACGGCGTCGCGGTCACCTACGCCGGTGTCGGCGTCCGCCCGATGCTGCACCGCAACCGCTCCGAGCAGCGCAAGACCCTGGTGATCCTCGACGAGATCCACCACGCCGGCGACTCCAAGTCCTGGGGCGAGGCGTGCCTGGAGGCGTTCGAGCCCGCGACCCGGCGCTTGGCCCTGACCGGCACGCCGTTCCGCTCGGACACCAACCCGATCCCCTTCGTCGCGTACGAGGAGGGCAACGACGGCATCCGGCGCTCCGCCGCCGACTACACCTACGGCTACGGCAACGCGCTGGCCGACCACGTCGTCCGCCCCGTGATCTTCCTCAGCTACAGCGGCCAGATGCGCTGGCGCACCAAGGCGGGCGACGAGATCGCCGCCCGGCTCGGCGAGCCCATGACCAAGGACGCCGTCAGCCAGGCGTGGCGCACCGCGCTCGACCCGCGCGGCGAGTGGATGCCGAGCGTGCTGCGCGCCGCCGACCAGCGGCTCACCGAGGTGCGCAAGGCGATCCCGGACGCGGGCGCCCTCGTCATCGCCTCCGACCAGGACTCCGCCCGCGCCTACGCCAAGCTGATCCGCGAGATCACCGGCTCCAAGGCCACCCTCGTCCTCTCCGACGACACCGGCGCCTCCAAGCGCATCGACGACTTCAGCGCGAGCACCGACCGCTGGATGGTCGCGGTCCGCATGGTGTCCGAGGGCGTCGACGTGCCCCGGCTCGCCGTGGGCGTGTACGCCACCACCATCTCCACCCCGCTGTTCTTCGCCCAGGCCGTCGGCCGTTTCGTGCGGTCCCGGCGGCGCGGCGAGACCGCGTCCGTGTTCCTGCCCACCGTCCCCGACCTGCTGACCTTCGCCAACGAGATGGAGAAGGAGCGGGACCACGCCCTCGACAAGCCGCAGAAGGCCGGCGAGGAGGACCCGTACGCCGAGTCCGAGAAGGAGATGGACGAGGCGAACAAGCAGCAGGACGAGGACACCGGCGAGCAGGAGCAGTTCTCCTTCGAGGCGCTGGAGTCCGAGGCCGTCTTCGACCGCGTCCTCTACGACGGCGCCGAGTTCGGCATGCAGGCCCACCCCGGCAGCGAGGAGGAGCAGGACTACCTCGGCATCCCCGGACTGCTGGAGCCCGAGCAGGTGCAGTTGCTGCTGCAGAAGCGGCAGGCCCGGCAGATCGCGCACAGCAAGAAGCGCCCCGACACCGAGGCCGACCTGCTGGAGCTGCCCGCCGAGCGGCGCCCGGTGGTCAGCCACAAGGAGATGATGGAGCTGCGCAAGCAGCTCAACACCATGGTCAGCGCCTACACCCACCAGAGCGGCAAGCCGCACGGCGTGATCCACACCGAGCTGCGCCGGGTCTGCGGCGGCCCGCCGAGCGCGGAGGCCACCGCCGGACAGCTCAAGCAGCGCATCGCCAAGATGGGCGAGTGGGCCACCCGGATGCGCTGA